In Malus sylvestris chromosome 15, drMalSylv7.2, whole genome shotgun sequence, a single genomic region encodes these proteins:
- the LOC126603417 gene encoding probable LRR receptor-like serine/threonine-protein kinase At2g16250, translating into MKLFSVTETAMGARAQVGAFAVTLILFVIQSGFAQQVSLSSAVERSALLELRSSLGLRSKDWPIKADPCSSWTGVTCNKNGRVTGVTVSGLRRTRLGRRNPRFAVDSLADFTLLSIFNASGFALPGSIPDWFGQRLGALQVLDLRSASVTGPIPQSLGNLKNLTALYLSANGITGILPSALINITQLEILDLSRNAITGSIPFGFANLGKLESLDLSSNFLSGPVPPGLGTLSWLKFLDLSDNSLTDSIAVQFSNLSRLVELNLTTNSLSGSLPAELRGLRSLRRMEIGDNNLEGPVPQGLFSSLVQLEVLVLSRNKFDGALPGALWSLPSLRFLDVSHNNFTGTLLGLGSNANVSGAVFNLSSNLLYGNLTFPVGKSVSVDLSDNFFQGKVVEDSLSNGTLTGNCLQIVPNQRSLQDCRQFYEERSLTFDDFGVLQPAQPPFLEPKSKSKNRLTFILVGIFGGLGFVVILVLVLVVLLKMCNKGTNQRGSANVGPVPGDDPSLPKDLIYASSRGDSFTYEQILQFTGAFSETNLIKHGHSGDIYRGSLASGTHVVIKRVNLHSLTKESYTIEMDLLDKVSHTRLVPILGHCLEHESEKLLVYKYMPNGDLARSLHRVTNLGDGNLRSLDWITRLKIAIGAAEILAYLHHECSPPLVHRDVQASSILLDDKFEVRLGSLSEVRVQEGDGNQNVITRLLRKQQTSEQGPYASSSAACAYDVYCFGKVLLELVTGKIGISKSNDSSTRELLEHMVRYISIYDKELLNKIVDPSLILDEDLLEEVWSVAIVARSCLNPKPSKRPLMRYILKALENPLKVVREESSSSGKLQTASSRKSWSATFFGSWHHSSSSESATVPGQTSRESISGSKQSGLVGGGEFSASHKRLSNEIFPEPIEIQDLERQDEH; encoded by the exons ATGAAGTTGTTCTCTGTAACTGAAACGGCAATGGGGGCGAGAGCCCAAGTCGGCGCCTTTGCAGTAACGCTAATCTTGTTCGTGATTCAGAGCGGTTTTGCGCAGCAGGTTTCTTTGAGCTCCGCCGTGGAACGGTCGGCGTTACTGGAGCTCCGCTCGTCGTTGGGTCTCAGAAGCAAAGACTGGCCCATAAAGGCCGACCCTTGTTCGTCCTGGACGGGAGTCACATGCAACAAGAACGGCCGAGTCACTGGGGTCACCGTGTCCGGTTTGAGGCGAACCCGACTGGGCCGGAGAAACCCCCGGTTCGCCGTCGATTCACTGGCTGATTTCACCCTCTTGTCTATTTTCAACGCCTCCGGGTTTGCGCTTCCCGGGTCCATACCCGACTGGTTCGGCCAAAGACTTGGCGCACTCCAGGTGCTCGACCTTAGGTCTGCATCAGTCACTGGTCCTATTCCTCAGTCGCTCGGTAATTTGAAAAATCTTACCGCTTTGTATTTATCTGCCAATGGCATCACTGGGATTTTGCCTTCTGCATTGATAAATATAACACAGTTGGAAATTCTTGATCTTTCGAGGAATGCGATTACTGGGTCAATACCTTTTGGCTTTGCCAATCTTGGAAAGCTTGAAAGTCTTGAcctttcttcaaattttttatcTGGGCCAGTTCCACCAGGTTTGGGAACCCTTTCATGGCTTAAATTCTTGGACTTGTCTGATAACAGTCTCACCGATTCGATTGCGGTTCAGTTTAGTAACCTTTCCCGGTTAGTAGAGCTTAATCTTACCACGAATTCGTTGTCCGGGTCATTGCCTGCGGAGTTGAGAGGGTTGAGGAGTTTGAGGAGGATGGAGATTGGAGATAATAACCTTGAAGGTCCAGTACCGCAGGGTTTGTTTTCGAGTCTTGTTCAGCTGGAAGTTCTGGTTCTGAGTCGGAATAAATTTGATGGTGCTCTTCCCGGTGCATTGTGGTCACTTCCCAGTTTGCGCTTTCTTGATGTATCCCACAACAATTTTACAGGAACTCTGCTGGGCCTCGGTTCAAATGCTAATGTTAGTGGTGCTGTGTTCAACCTTTCTAGTAATCTGTTATATGGAAATCTGACCTTCCCTGTTGGGAAATCTGTCTCAGTCGATTTGTCTGATAATTTTTTCCAAGGCAAGGTAGTCGAAGATAGTCTAAGCAATGGTACTCTTACTGGAAATTGCCTACAGATAGTACCAAATCAAAGGAGTTTGCAGGATTGTAGACAGTTTTATGAAGAGAGGAGTTTAACTTTCGATGATTTTGGGGTCCTACAACCAGCTCAGCCACCTTTCCTAGAACCCAAATCAAAGAGTAAGAACCGATTAACATTTATTTTGGTTGGGATATTTGGTGGACTTGGCTTTGTTGTGATTTTGGTACTGGTTCTGGTAGTGCTCCTGAAAATGTGCAATAAAGGCACAAATCAACGAGGAAGTGCAAATGTTGGGCCTGTTCCAGGAGATGACCCTTCACTCCCCAAAGATCTCATCTACGCATCAAGTCGAGGAGATTCATTTACGTATGAGCAGATTCTCCAGTTCACTGGTGCTTTCAGTGAAACAAATCTTATAAAACATGGACACTCTGGAGACATATACCGGGGATCCTTAGCAAGCGGAACCCATGTTGTTATCAAAAGGGTAAATTTGCATTCCTTAACGAAAGAATCATACACGATAGAAATGGATTTATTAGACAAGGTttcacatacgagattggtgCCAATTTTGGGTCACTGTTTAGAGCATGAGAGCGAGAAGCTTCTGGTTTACAAATACATGCCAAATGGAGACTTGGCTCGTTCCTTGCACAGGGTTACCAACTTAGGAGATGGTAATTTACGGTCCCTGGATTGGAttacaagattaaaaattgCAATTGGAGCCGCTGAAATCCTAGCTTACCTACACCATGAGTGCAGCCCTCCACTCGTTCACAG AGATGTTCAAGCAAGCAGTATACTTCTTGATGATAAATTTGAGGTCCGGCTTGGAAGCTTGAGTGAGGTCCGTGTGCAAGAAGGGGATGGTAACCAAAATGTGATCACGAGATTGTTGCGGAAACAACA AACATCGGAACAAGGCCCTTATG CCTCATCATCAGCTGCTTGTGCATATGATGTATACTGTTTTGGGAAGGTATTGCTTGAGCTTGTGACGGGTAAGATTGGCATCAGCAAATCCAATGATTCCTCTACAAGAGAGTTGTTGGAGCACATGGTGCGCTACATCAGCATATATGACAAGGAACTGTTGAATAAGATTGTTGACCCGTCTCTGATACTAGACGAAGATCTATTGGAAGAAGTTTGGTCTGTGGCAATTGTGGCCAGGTCCTGCCTCAACCCCAAGCCGTCTAAGCGTCCCCTGATGAGATACATCCTTAAAGCATTGGAAAACCCTCTAAAGGTGGTGAGAGAAGAGAGTTCCAGCTCTGGAAAGCTGCAAACAGCTTCATCGAGAAAATCCTGGAGCGCTACTTTCTTTGGTAGCTGGCATCATAGTTCATCATCAGAGAGCGCCACTGTTCCTGGCCAGACGAGCAGAGAGAGTATCAGTGGCTCAAAACAGTCGGGGCTAGTAGGTGGAGGGGAGTTCTCTGCATCACACAAAAGGTTATCAAATGAAATTTTCCCTGAGCCAATTGAAATACAAGATCTCGAGAGACAAGACGAACATTAG
- the LOC126601109 gene encoding DEAD-box ATP-dependent RNA helicase 32-like, with product MRKLKSKKYRIKKKLSEELQEIELLKSWIESQQPERGSNPMSLPDLPSDAPLGRVGNPTLFSRYAGATRFEQLPISKKTKDALRQSKYIVMTDIQRAALPHALCGRDVRGASKTGSGKTLAFVIPLLEKLYRERWCRDDGVGVIVLSPTRELAIQTFLVLNSVGRHHDFSAGLLIGGRKGVKEEKERANKLNILVCTPGRLLQHMNETEHFFCSQLQVLVLDEADRMLSDASFKPAVELIIKDLPKDRQIFLFSATHPKDVKDLATLCLKDPEFVSVHEKSVTATPTNLQQTYIIVPLHRKLDMLWGFIRSNLKSRILVFLSTRKQVEFVYKAFAKLQPGIPLKRIHGKRKQEERMVTVSQFSKNPIVLFSTDVASRGLDFDQAVDWVVQVDCPEDVASYIHRVGRTARFDSVGRSLLFLMPSEEKMLDKLQAAKIPIREKKPNKDLVQSLSKLLASKIVQDPDLLRGVANRAVITYVKSVKKQKDKEIFDVKELPIDEFSKSIGLPFPPRMRFLNNEINNSSKKVSELSPIVEPENLDKDNELELLPKEELDISDSSEEDREKDPFLTNDTANAAGWEGRKIEHTMSPSTLSTRVSKKKKKKLKINIHRPVGTRVVFDDEGNSLPPLARLADINNARAPLDQIQDKKTEYYKKLREGLKKEDKDDKAQYHNRRREKRLKNKMKWKRGNTYEKEEDVSDSEGEAYANRPHKRSKIYFGSDDDDGEIKESKDKLGFIADSRSLAEQEAVALEVLSAMHS from the exons ATGAGAaaactcaaatcaaagaaatatCGCATCAAAAAGAAACTCTCGGAGGAACTCCAAGAAATTGAGCTTCTGAAATCGTGGATCGAATCCCAGCAACCCGAACGCGGCTCTAACCCCATGTCTCTTCCCGATTTGCCCTCAGACGCCCCTCTCGGTCGCGTCGGCAACCCCACCCTCTTTTCGCGGTACGCCGGCGCCACTAGGTTCGAGCAGTTGCCCATCTCCAAGAAGACTAAGGACGCCTTACGCCAATCCAAGTACATTGTAATGACCGATATTCAGAGGGCCGCTTTGCCCCATGCCCTATGCGGCAGAGATGTTCGCGGTGCCTCCAAGACTGGATCCGGGAAGACCCTAGCTTTCGTTATACCG CTTTTGGAAAAATTGTATAGAGAGAGATGGTGTCGTGACGATGGTGTGGGCGTTATCGTACTATCTCCAACAAGGGAATTAGCCATTCAAACTTTTCTTGTGTTGAATTCGGTTGGGAGGCACCATGATTTTAGTGCTGGTCTTCTAATTGGGGGTCGAAAAGGAGTCAAAGAAGAGAAGGAGCGTGCAAATAAGCTCAACATATTGGTTTGCACGCCTGGCCGGCTTCTTCAGCACATGAATGAGACTGAACATTTTTTCTGTTCACAGCTTCAG GTTTTAGTCCTTGATGAGGCAGATCGTATGCTCAGTGATGCAAGTTTTAAGCCCGCAGTGGAGTTAATCATTAAAGATCTACCAAAGGATAGGCAAATTTTTCTCTTTTCAGCAACTCATCCAAAAGATGTTAAGGATCTTGCAACTCTCTGTTTGAAAGATCCAGAGTTCGTCAGTGTGCATGAGAAGTCTGTAACAGCCACTCCTACTAATTTGCAGCAAACATATATCATCGTTCCTCTTCACCGAAAGTTAGACATGTTGTGGGGCTTCATAAGAAGTAACTTAAAATCTAGGATTCTAGTGTTTCTATCAACCAGAAAACAG gTAGAATTTGTATACAAAGCATTTGCAAAACTCCAACCCGGAATACCTTTGAAGCGTATTCATGGTAAGAGGAAGCAAGAGGAAAGAATGGTAACAGTCTCACAGTTTAGTAAGAATCCTATAGTTCTTTTTTCGACTGATGTGGCTTCAAGAGGCCTTGACTTCGACCAGGCAGTTGACTGGGTTGTTCAG GTGGATTGTCCAGAAGATGTTGCATCTTACATACACAGAGTTGGTCGAACTGCTCGCTTTGATTCTGTAGGGAGATCGCTTTTATTTCTGATGCCGTCTGAAGAAAAAATGCTTGATAAACTACAAGCAGCAAAAATACCCATTCGGGAAAAAAAG CCTAACAAGGACCTTGTGCAATCACTGTCTAAATTGTTGGCATCTAAGATAGTCCAGGACCCAGATCTACTACGTGGTGTGGCTAATAGGGCCGTTATCACATATGTAAAGTCTGTTAAAAAACAGAAGGACAAAGAGATTTTCGACGTTAAAGAACTACCAATTGATGAGTTTTCCAAATCGATAGGTCTACCGTTCCCACCCAGAATGCGTTTTCTAAACAACGAAATCAATAACTCCTCTAAGAAAGTGTCCGAACTATCTCCCATTGTTGAACCAGAAAATTTGGACAAGGACAATGAATTGGAGCTGCTTCCTAAGGAGGAGCTTGATATCAGTGATTCTAGTGAAGAAGATAGGGAGAAAGATCCTTTTCTTACAAATGATACAGCAAATGCCGCAGGCTGGGAAGGAAGAAAAATCGAACATACTAT GTCGCCTTCTACATTGTCAACCCGGgtttcgaagaagaagaagaagaagttaaaGATCAATATCCACAGACCAGTGGGAACTAGAGTTGTCTTTGATGACGAAGGCAACTCACTACCGCCACTAGCAAGGCTGGCTGATATCAACAATGCCAGAGCTCCGCTTGATCAAATTCAAG ACAAGAAGACCGAATATTACAAGAAGCTCAGGGAAGGTCTGAAGAAGGAGGACAAGGATGACAAGGCTCAATACCACAATCGCCGTCGTGAAAAACGCTTGAAGAAtaagatgaagtggaagagagGAAACACATACGAGAAGGAGGAGGATGTTTCTGATTCAGAAGGAGAGGCATACGCAAATCGACCCCACAAAAGGTCAAAGATATATTTTggcagtgatgatgatgatggtgagATAAAAGAAAGTAAGGATAAATTAGGGTTCATTGCTGACTCAAGATCTTTGGCGGAACAAGAAGCTGTTGCTCTCGAAGTGTTGAGTGCCATGCACTCGTAG
- the LOC126604957 gene encoding protein RADIALIS-like 3, with amino-acid sequence MASSGSWTARQNKLFENALAVYDKDTPDRWHNLARAVGGKSVEEVKRHYQMLVEDVSKIEAGEVPLPNYRRSGGGSTKSYSRDIDQEDRMKSLRIQ; translated from the exons ATGGCGTCGTCAGGATCGTGGACGGCAAGGCAAAACAAGCTGTTTGAGAATGCTCTGGCGGTTTACGACAAGGACACACCGGACAGGTGGCACAATCTGGCGAGGGCTGTGGGTGGGAAATCAGTGGAGGAAGTGAAGAGGCACTATCAGATGCTTGTGGAAGATGTGAGCAAGATTGAGGCTGGTGAGGTGCCTTTGCCTAATTATAGAAGATCTGGTGGAGGAAGCACTAAGTCCTATTCCAGGGATATTGATCAAGAAGACAG GATGAAGAGTCTGAGAATTCAATGA